In the Nitrospinota bacterium genome, AGGTCTGGCCGCTGTGTATTTAAAAGAGAAGCAGAAATGGGGATATATCGACAAGACAGGAAAGATCGTGATTAAACCGGAGTTTTATCGTGTTTGGCCATTTTCTGATGGACTGGCTGCTGTGTATGTTAAAGAGAAAGAGAAGTGGGGATATATCGACAAGACCGGAAAGGTTGTAATCGAGCCTAAGTTCGATTGGGCATCCAGATTTTCA is a window encoding:
- a CDS encoding WG repeat-containing protein — translated: GLAAVYLKEKQKWGYIDKTGKIVIKPEFYRVWPFSDGLAAVYVKEKEKWGYIDKTGKVVIEPKFDWASRFSEGLARVGVGKKFRNIKSFKLDLSSNFPKNDRNKS